A genomic stretch from Halobaculum rubrum includes:
- a CDS encoding Cdc6/Cdc18 family protein has protein sequence MRSFGGDDTIFADMDRLNPNTQTYQPETLPEREAELNNLHSTLEPAAQGYDPINAFVYGPTGQGKTVGISLKTSQLQRYADEHDKDVCVVHVRCKGMEKSYHVMTHLIKALREKQYGPGEELPSGHPKKTLFEMIISELEAIGGTVIVILDEIDAIGNDDYVLYELSRANPEGVRLSLIGITNDYRFRDNLNADVRSSLGEDEIEFAPYDANQLRNILARRAAGGLRDTSFSDPDNPFETLESDVLADDAIPLASAYAAQDSGDAREAIKLMFRACRFADEAGEGAVTAEHVQEAHEYLERAAVERGIRSLPMQRALALLTVTQATITGTKAAETKDLHDIYQVFCNDVDANTISERRFRDKLNDLADSGILTKETRGRGQGLGKTNRYELDVKIETVLDNLEPDSRLGDFVEETLRPRHK, from the coding sequence ATGCGCTCGTTCGGCGGCGACGACACCATCTTCGCCGACATGGATCGGTTAAATCCGAACACACAGACCTACCAACCCGAGACGCTCCCCGAGCGTGAGGCTGAACTCAATAACCTCCACTCGACGCTCGAGCCCGCCGCTCAGGGATACGACCCGATCAACGCGTTCGTCTACGGTCCCACTGGCCAAGGGAAAACCGTCGGGATCAGCCTGAAGACGAGTCAATTACAGCGGTACGCTGACGAGCACGACAAAGATGTCTGCGTGGTCCACGTCCGCTGCAAGGGGATGGAGAAGTCGTACCACGTGATGACGCACCTGATCAAGGCGCTTCGCGAGAAGCAGTACGGACCAGGTGAGGAACTCCCGAGCGGACATCCGAAGAAGACGCTCTTCGAGATGATCATCTCGGAGCTCGAGGCGATTGGCGGCACCGTGATCGTGATCCTCGACGAGATCGACGCCATCGGCAACGATGACTACGTGTTGTATGAGCTGTCCAGGGCGAATCCTGAGGGCGTGCGTCTCTCGCTGATCGGTATCACGAACGACTACCGGTTCCGCGACAATCTCAACGCAGACGTTCGGTCCTCGCTTGGCGAGGATGAGATCGAGTTCGCACCCTACGATGCGAACCAGCTCCGGAATATTCTTGCCCGACGTGCCGCTGGCGGCCTTCGCGATACGTCGTTCTCCGACCCTGACAACCCGTTTGAAACCCTCGAAAGCGACGTTCTCGCTGATGATGCGATCCCGCTGGCCTCGGCGTACGCCGCGCAAGACTCCGGCGACGCCCGCGAGGCGATCAAGCTCATGTTCCGGGCATGCCGGTTTGCTGACGAAGCCGGCGAGGGTGCGGTCACAGCCGAGCACGTCCAAGAAGCCCACGAGTACCTCGAGCGCGCCGCTGTCGAACGAGGTATCCGTTCGCTGCCGATGCAGCGTGCACTCGCGCTGCTGACTGTGACACAGGCGACGATCACCGGCACGAAGGCGGCAGAGACGAAGGATCTCCACGATATCTACCAGGTGTTCTGCAACGACGTTGACGCCAATACGATCTCCGAGCGCCGGTTCCGCGACAAACTCAACGACCTTGCTGACAGCGGGATCCTCACGAAAGAGACCCGCGGTCGTGGGCAGGGCCTGGGGAAGACGAACCGCTACGAGCTCGACGTGAAAATCGAGACGGTCCTCGACAACCTCGAACCGGATTCACGACTTGGCGACTTCGTCGAAGAGACGCTCCGTCCCCGACACAAATAG
- a CDS encoding winged helix-turn-helix domain-containing protein, which yields MNNSPDVDPEDIAWTDLTSIERTTLNLIARRERDRSEQPKHSFTRGSSHFMAETDPNPDPDDEALSDLTNKGLVRHIDEKYVLTDAGQQLLYVESTDIESIPHSSIHDIGDSAPSCPNCGDPVRSLSVTGPGTVRAGPCDCQLPGPLAADPLTDRLEEALHLTDDADARYHIRQAMQLAFARAHRSTQ from the coding sequence ATGAACAACTCACCCGACGTCGACCCCGAAGACATCGCCTGGACCGACCTCACCTCAATCGAACGCACGACGCTGAATCTCATCGCCCGGCGTGAACGCGACCGCAGTGAGCAACCCAAGCACTCGTTCACACGTGGCAGCAGCCACTTCATGGCTGAGACGGACCCTAACCCCGATCCCGACGACGAGGCACTCAGCGACCTCACCAACAAAGGCCTGGTCAGGCACATCGACGAGAAGTACGTCCTCACCGACGCTGGCCAACAGCTCCTCTACGTGGAGTCCACCGACATCGAGAGTATCCCCCATTCCTCGATTCACGACATCGGTGACTCCGCCCCCAGTTGTCCCAACTGCGGCGACCCAGTCAGGTCCCTGTCGGTCACTGGCCCGGGCACCGTCCGGGCCGGCCCCTGTGACTGTCAACTCCCCGGACCACTCGCTGCAGACCCACTCACAGATCGTCTCGAGGAAGCGCTCCACCTGACCGACGACGCCGACGCACGCTATCACATCCGTCAAGCGATGCAACTCGCGTTCGCGCGTGCCCACCGCTCCACTCAATGA
- a CDS encoding DNA adenine methylase → MAEPILKWAGGKRPLLSEIKGRFPQQWDAYHEPFIGGAAVFLDLEPTAGSINDLNTKLVTLYEIVRDYPERLIEENRTHFYKNEGSSDNEYYDEETEEYYYARRKEFRELHNQDSLTTEEKIRAASLFIFLNKTGYNGLYRENQSGEFNVPVGKHHDPDFVREDQIRSVSAVFSAVDIYNEDFEYVSNAVSSGDLVYFDPPYKPVSKTADFTQYQAEGFDRDDQRRLRDLAVELDSRGVSVVLSNSPPVRELYESADGFEVEFVEAPRFINRDASGRGDVAEVIITNVSRSQRRQQTLENF, encoded by the coding sequence ATGGCTGAGCCAATCCTGAAGTGGGCTGGCGGAAAGCGGCCACTTCTCTCTGAGATCAAAGGACGGTTTCCACAGCAGTGGGACGCATATCATGAGCCGTTCATTGGCGGTGCGGCAGTCTTTCTTGATTTAGAACCTACTGCAGGATCGATCAACGACCTGAATACCAAGCTGGTCACTCTATACGAGATTGTTCGTGACTATCCAGAACGACTGATTGAGGAAAATCGCACACATTTCTACAAGAACGAAGGCTCTAGTGACAACGAATACTACGACGAAGAGACTGAGGAGTACTATTATGCTCGTCGTAAGGAATTCCGGGAGTTACACAATCAGGATTCACTTACAACCGAGGAGAAAATCCGGGCGGCGAGCTTGTTTATTTTCCTCAATAAGACCGGATACAACGGACTGTACCGTGAGAACCAAAGCGGCGAATTCAATGTCCCAGTCGGGAAACATCATGACCCAGATTTTGTCCGTGAGGACCAGATCCGGTCGGTGAGTGCCGTCTTCTCGGCTGTCGATATCTACAATGAGGATTTCGAGTACGTGAGTAATGCAGTATCGAGTGGTGATCTCGTGTACTTTGATCCCCCGTACAAGCCGGTCTCAAAGACTGCTGATTTCACTCAGTACCAAGCAGAGGGATTCGACAGAGACGATCAGCGCCGGCTTCGTGATCTCGCAGTGGAACTAGATTCACGAGGGGTATCAGTCGTCCTTTCAAATTCACCTCCGGTACGTGAGTTGTATGAGAGTGCCGATGGATTTGAAGTGGAGTTTGTCGAAGCACCTCGGTTTATCAATCGAGATGCAAGTGGACGTGGCGATGTTGCTGAGGTCATCATAACGAATGTGTCCCGATCACAACGCCGCCAGCAGACTCTGGAAAACTTCTAA
- a CDS encoding DNA-methyltransferase: MPADIPSPYRVYQHDSRHLQERLEEEFDDIEDLVDVIITSPPYADLIDYGDHDEQVGQQAYESFLDDIRSIFRQCYNIATDDATLWVITDTYKVEGRVVRLPFDIADEIENLPQLTHCTDEECGAPLKRNRGTGTMICTECNEIYNPLTDSWRMEDNIIWDKLRTRPWHQKGRMRNVYEHVSMFSKTDDFTYNKDAIRVSDTDEFEQWWVNYPERYSPKGMVPSNVWEFPIPKQGQWGPKVSFHPSPFPEQLVERIVRLATDPGDVVFDPFAGIGTTLAIAEALDRKPLGFELNSEYIEYYEDHVRPTALAEVGTKQDTLHDAQAELQRKIYTLRIHKYAYKLYKELINSGDYSINEGEIEFITVSSDPAEFDNDEDPSATIQFVCEDDSVFEDVVVGDAMEGMLSENKGSGDYYGVSFSPAFVTIDEYQDRASTNGDVFLYMDGAHNWVEKVFTGQEWGETVSERDWGRYWSKSWPPLVSNLEISVSNPMDEERKTSDHYQAGFEQFD, encoded by the coding sequence ATGCCTGCCGACATCCCATCTCCCTACCGGGTATATCAACACGACTCTCGACATCTACAGGAGCGGCTCGAAGAAGAGTTCGATGATATTGAAGACCTCGTCGACGTGATCATCACATCGCCACCGTATGCAGACTTGATTGACTATGGGGACCACGACGAGCAAGTTGGTCAGCAAGCATACGAATCATTTCTCGACGACATTCGGTCGATCTTCCGGCAATGTTACAACATCGCGACTGACGACGCCACCCTCTGGGTCATCACTGATACCTACAAGGTAGAGGGCCGCGTCGTCAGGCTCCCGTTCGACATCGCTGACGAAATAGAGAATCTCCCCCAGTTGACGCATTGCACTGACGAAGAGTGTGGTGCCCCTCTCAAGCGCAATCGCGGGACTGGGACCATGATTTGTACCGAATGTAACGAGATCTATAATCCCCTGACTGACTCTTGGCGGATGGAAGACAACATCATTTGGGACAAACTTCGCACTCGACCATGGCACCAGAAAGGTCGGATGCGCAACGTCTACGAACACGTCTCAATGTTCTCTAAGACGGACGACTTCACCTACAACAAAGACGCAATCCGCGTTAGCGACACTGATGAGTTTGAGCAATGGTGGGTGAACTATCCCGAACGATACAGTCCTAAGGGAATGGTCCCGAGTAATGTTTGGGAATTCCCCATTCCAAAACAGGGCCAATGGGGGCCTAAGGTTAGTTTCCATCCAAGCCCGTTCCCTGAGCAGTTGGTTGAACGAATAGTTCGGCTAGCAACTGACCCTGGTGACGTCGTCTTTGATCCGTTCGCTGGGATTGGGACCACATTAGCGATTGCTGAGGCACTTGATAGAAAACCGCTCGGATTCGAGCTGAATTCCGAGTACATCGAGTACTACGAGGACCACGTCCGACCGACTGCTCTCGCAGAAGTCGGGACTAAACAGGATACGCTCCACGATGCGCAAGCAGAACTTCAACGCAAGATATACACGCTTCGTATCCACAAATATGCGTACAAACTGTACAAAGAGTTGATCAACTCTGGTGACTACTCTATCAACGAGGGAGAAATTGAGTTCATCACAGTCTCTAGCGACCCAGCGGAGTTTGACAATGACGAGGACCCCAGTGCCACGATTCAGTTCGTTTGTGAGGACGACAGCGTCTTCGAGGACGTCGTAGTTGGAGACGCTATGGAGGGAATGCTCTCAGAGAATAAAGGCTCAGGCGACTACTACGGCGTTTCGTTCTCACCAGCGTTCGTGACGATCGACGAGTATCAGGATCGGGCCTCTACTAACGGAGACGTCTTCCTGTACATGGATGGTGCTCACAATTGGGTTGAGAAGGTATTTACTGGCCAGGAGTGGGGCGAAACCGTCTCTGAACGAGACTGGGGGCGGTATTGGTCGAAAAGCTGGCCACCGTTGGTCTCGAACTTAGAAATCTCTGTTTCCAATCCGATGGATGAGGAACGTAAAACGTCGGACCACTACCAAGCTGGGTTTGAGCAGTTCGACTAG
- a CDS encoding helix-turn-helix domain-containing protein, producing MEATNEQKLVSPAETKPVEELETLFVEYQHVDFPDLLGGAGLTILYYLKGPHTATELAKLSGLGRSTVYRRLDDLQMVGIVGKHNSQYRVNDPFSTLPSIARGLSHQAHRLEAEEYTSGVNIIWERHDEYLFACESTVDADAFYETGPPAFEQFGIPLLTKQRQYYIRSDRLAGISPAELVSHTLLIDDGSRYRTYCLLLIAAQSLDVDSLRESATQYDPEAAQSLVELVEALCEYLETDGSRSGDQFPEWKEFKQTAADYEIDL from the coding sequence GTGGAAGCCACCAACGAGCAGAAGTTGGTCTCACCCGCAGAGACGAAGCCGGTCGAAGAACTGGAAACACTCTTTGTCGAATACCAGCACGTCGATTTTCCAGATCTACTCGGAGGGGCTGGGCTCACAATTCTCTACTATCTTAAGGGCCCTCACACTGCGACGGAGCTGGCCAAGTTGAGTGGCTTGGGTCGCTCGACAGTCTATCGCCGACTGGATGATCTCCAGATGGTTGGCATCGTTGGCAAACACAACTCTCAGTACCGAGTCAACGACCCATTCTCGACGCTCCCGTCGATTGCTCGGGGCCTCAGCCACCAGGCCCACCGACTCGAAGCGGAAGAATACACGAGTGGTGTGAATATCATTTGGGAGCGGCACGACGAGTACCTCTTCGCGTGTGAATCGACCGTTGATGCGGACGCATTCTATGAGACAGGGCCGCCGGCGTTCGAACAGTTCGGAATCCCGCTGCTCACCAAACAACGGCAGTACTACATTCGGTCTGACCGCCTCGCTGGGATCTCTCCTGCAGAACTTGTTTCCCACACGCTCCTCATCGACGACGGCTCACGGTATCGGACGTACTGTCTGCTGTTGATCGCTGCACAGTCGCTCGACGTTGATTCCCTTCGCGAGAGTGCAACCCAGTACGATCCAGAAGCCGCTCAGAGTCTAGTTGAGCTTGTAGAAGCGTTGTGTGAGTATCTCGAAACCGACGGCAGTCGTTCGGGCGACCAGTTCCCAGAATGGAAAGAGTTCAAACAAACCGCAGCAGACTACGAAATTGATCTATGA
- a CDS encoding DUF7563 family protein: MNRLTTHRPESLHCGRHVSERFARVFGDDADRAHRCQACDSMPRLSRSSAAGKRDPTHIDPEDKPARQHNARTRATGGVVS, encoded by the coding sequence ATGAATCGCCTCACCACCCACCGCCCCGAGAGTCTTCACTGCGGCAGGCACGTCTCCGAGCGGTTCGCGCGCGTCTTCGGCGATGACGCCGATCGCGCCCACCGCTGTCAGGCCTGCGACTCGATGCCCCGCCTCTCACGAAGCAGCGCCGCCGGTAAGCGTGACCCCACACACATCGACCCCGAAGACAAACCAGCCCGCCAACACAACGCGCGTACTCGCGCCACTGGAGGTGTCGTCTCGTGA
- a CDS encoding DNA methyltransferase — MSSDTCKSEVELQTLAPGMAKQHENYLDALQELIDNSVAATVSDESYFDDPDNPVNISISIVRGEDTVTTYIADSGPGISRDDLRNHVFRTGSKQVSDGILNNVGWGLKASIAWFEQSLKQRGIESDKDWFKLVTQTSQGPLTHVNGPITGDLPISDAGPDEWTVGIPDLAEAVAYSDHGTRIQVSCARTQFESDVWPAANSLSIKAQYIRERLGVLFRRLLNAHEDTQITIHYHDFLEGEQGSFTVPAITPIYEDEESLTTHEFEIQTSTGVTYDVIYRGGKLDIDAMTALAEEEYPEVLTQSGRFRYRYRPNQSRQGVDIYANGRVLMTSVFEDLFDLTRNNQYNYFGGELEIQPTSDTREVPTDNKKTRLDTNSTLWEEMQSELSQSEYHPEGKDYRKRISSGGASGNESDQTIDETDSKQISREVEIGSLDDVFGLHNGDTQEFLPKLREKTSTDIDSSEGFLDATITSPPYFDMKEYGSEDAAEVGQQSSYSQYLSQLQDIFKDVYTMTKNDGSLWVVVNTFRRNHEVVQLPFDIARICQNIDNDLECPGCGASILSRVHEPAGRNVTCANCGETVTQGDSWHLQDIIVWDKNHALPYTKKGRLRNVFEYILCFSKTTDFKLDMDSIRQPDPAKYKKWWADFPERYHPLGKLPENIWKFQSPTRGSFTGNEETIDHPAALPPQLIQRILNLSTDSKDVVLDPFAGSGVVVAQSEVMERRAIGVELNQEYCDAYSDVQEYVKRHYERREDDATDAIENLICGLRQVKYSRKLLEELASIRGFDSPSKLDIQSVIAVSQELGHQSIAENIHGHVDLVFVVDEETTARELLDYANNADEAMNQRPCSGFGIKADVTFLKPCELVEDVQQDNIPGLSDELFLYEDGRHYVYTDTIAIQQLVADLDSGEWVEAFGTDKTPPILSNLGLEVNHPKHSMDTVERSLSGDHEFIRNTPSNNQNRFVIEYSTPTPSGAD; from the coding sequence ATGAGTAGCGATACTTGCAAATCAGAAGTCGAACTTCAGACGCTGGCGCCTGGAATGGCCAAGCAACATGAAAACTATCTTGATGCCCTCCAGGAACTCATCGACAATTCTGTTGCCGCAACGGTTTCTGATGAGTCATATTTCGATGACCCAGACAATCCGGTCAATATTTCAATTTCTATTGTCCGGGGTGAAGATACCGTCACAACATACATTGCAGATTCAGGTCCTGGAATCTCGCGTGATGACCTTCGAAACCACGTCTTCAGAACTGGCAGTAAACAAGTCTCAGATGGGATCTTAAATAACGTTGGGTGGGGCCTCAAGGCCAGTATCGCCTGGTTCGAGCAATCGCTCAAACAGCGCGGTATTGAGAGCGACAAAGACTGGTTCAAACTAGTCACGCAGACCTCACAGGGTCCGCTCACACACGTCAATGGACCCATTACAGGAGACCTTCCGATCAGTGATGCTGGTCCAGATGAGTGGACAGTGGGCATTCCAGATCTCGCTGAAGCAGTAGCATACAGTGATCACGGGACACGGATCCAAGTTTCGTGCGCCAGAACGCAATTTGAGAGTGACGTTTGGCCGGCTGCTAATTCTCTCTCAATCAAGGCGCAATACATCAGAGAACGACTTGGAGTGCTATTCCGGAGGCTACTGAACGCTCACGAAGATACCCAGATCACCATCCACTATCATGACTTTCTTGAAGGTGAACAGGGATCATTCACCGTCCCTGCTATTACCCCAATCTATGAAGACGAAGAATCACTGACGACCCACGAATTCGAGATACAAACGTCTACTGGGGTCACGTACGATGTAATCTACCGGGGTGGAAAATTGGATATTGATGCGATGACCGCCTTGGCAGAAGAAGAGTATCCTGAGGTTCTCACACAGAGCGGCCGATTCAGATATCGATACCGCCCAAACCAAAGCCGGCAAGGAGTAGACATCTACGCAAATGGACGTGTTCTGATGACTTCCGTCTTCGAGGACCTCTTTGACCTAACTCGAAATAACCAATACAACTACTTTGGCGGAGAGTTGGAGATTCAACCGACTAGTGACACCCGAGAAGTCCCGACGGACAACAAAAAAACGCGGCTAGATACGAACAGCACACTTTGGGAGGAAATGCAGTCGGAGCTCTCTCAGTCTGAATACCACCCTGAGGGGAAAGACTATAGAAAGCGGATAAGCAGCGGTGGAGCCTCGGGTAATGAATCCGATCAAACTATCGACGAGACCGATTCAAAACAGATCTCTCGGGAGGTGGAAATTGGTTCTCTTGATGATGTATTCGGATTGCACAATGGCGATACGCAGGAATTCCTCCCAAAGCTTCGTGAAAAAACCAGTACAGATATTGACTCTTCTGAGGGATTTCTCGATGCAACGATTACTTCGCCACCGTATTTTGACATGAAGGAATATGGATCTGAAGATGCCGCCGAAGTTGGCCAACAGAGCAGCTACAGCCAATATCTATCCCAGCTACAGGATATTTTCAAGGATGTCTATACGATGACGAAAAACGATGGCTCCTTGTGGGTCGTCGTCAACACCTTCCGGCGAAATCACGAGGTCGTACAGCTGCCGTTTGATATTGCTCGGATTTGCCAGAATATCGATAACGATCTGGAGTGTCCCGGCTGTGGCGCTTCCATTCTTTCACGTGTTCATGAGCCTGCAGGTCGGAACGTAACTTGTGCAAACTGTGGTGAGACCGTCACCCAAGGAGATTCTTGGCATTTGCAAGACATTATTGTATGGGATAAAAATCATGCTCTTCCCTATACGAAGAAAGGGCGGCTACGGAATGTATTCGAGTACATCCTATGCTTCAGTAAAACCACAGACTTTAAGCTGGATATGGATAGTATCCGTCAGCCAGATCCTGCAAAATACAAGAAGTGGTGGGCGGACTTCCCCGAACGATATCACCCGCTGGGGAAACTGCCAGAAAACATTTGGAAATTCCAATCACCGACGAGGGGGTCGTTCACGGGGAATGAGGAGACAATTGACCACCCAGCTGCACTCCCACCTCAACTGATTCAGCGAATCTTAAATCTATCAACAGATAGTAAAGACGTTGTTCTAGACCCTTTCGCAGGATCTGGTGTTGTCGTTGCTCAATCTGAGGTGATGGAGCGCCGGGCGATTGGTGTTGAACTCAACCAGGAATACTGTGACGCGTATTCAGATGTCCAAGAATATGTCAAACGGCACTATGAGCGGCGTGAGGATGATGCTACAGATGCGATTGAAAACCTCATCTGTGGCCTCCGCCAAGTGAAGTATTCCCGAAAACTGCTCGAAGAACTGGCCTCAATCCGTGGTTTCGACAGCCCAAGTAAACTGGACATCCAGTCCGTTATCGCTGTCAGTCAGGAGCTTGGACATCAATCGATTGCAGAAAACATCCATGGCCACGTAGATCTAGTTTTTGTCGTTGACGAAGAGACGACCGCACGCGAACTGTTGGACTATGCAAACAACGCTGATGAAGCGATGAACCAGCGGCCCTGTTCAGGATTTGGAATTAAAGCAGACGTCACGTTCCTCAAGCCGTGTGAATTGGTTGAAGACGTTCAACAAGACAACATTCCAGGCCTGTCGGATGAACTGTTTCTCTACGAGGACGGCCGCCACTACGTTTACACCGATACAATAGCCATACAGCAGTTAGTAGCTGATCTGGATAGCGGGGAGTGGGTCGAGGCGTTTGGGACCGACAAAACGCCCCCAATCCTGAGTAATCTCGGGCTCGAAGTGAACCACCCCAAACACTCGATGGACACCGTTGAACGATCTCTCTCGGGTGATCATGAGTTCATTCGAAATACACCATCCAATAACCAGAACCGGTTCGTGATTGAGTACTCCACACCGACGCCGTCGGGGGCTGATTGA
- a CDS encoding ribonuclease H-like domain-containing protein, whose product MQIDRDDPGHDRVATLDIETTSLEPDDGETVSVGIGIHDRDEPVDEASVEMFHRNSGDDEADVIQSAYRYLEQLDADFLVTYNGKWFDLDYLTDRLEILGVEAQRPSLFSPELHVDLMQDDRVDLARSQGKSFPSLESSLEAYGEDPPQVMWKGEPLDNTRFGEELGPTYLQAARFGETGVKADLLRTIEEYLEGDLYANFRLFYYDIGVEEP is encoded by the coding sequence GTGCAGATTGATAGAGACGATCCCGGCCATGACCGGGTGGCGACGCTGGACATCGAGACAACGTCATTGGAGCCCGACGACGGCGAGACTGTCTCGGTTGGAATCGGTATCCACGACCGAGATGAGCCGGTTGACGAGGCCTCTGTCGAGATGTTCCACCGGAACAGTGGCGATGACGAAGCGGACGTTATCCAGTCTGCATACCGATATCTGGAGCAGCTTGACGCTGACTTCCTTGTTACCTACAACGGGAAGTGGTTCGATCTCGACTATCTCACTGACCGCCTCGAAATCCTTGGTGTCGAAGCTCAGAGACCCAGCCTCTTCAGTCCCGAGTTACACGTTGACCTAATGCAGGACGACCGCGTCGACTTGGCGCGATCTCAGGGCAAATCATTCCCGTCGTTGGAATCGTCACTGGAGGCCTACGGCGAGGATCCTCCGCAGGTAATGTGGAAGGGAGAACCACTTGACAATACTCGGTTTGGGGAAGAGCTCGGTCCGACATACCTCCAAGCCGCCCGTTTCGGCGAAACAGGAGTCAAAGCCGATCTACTGAGAACGATAGAGGAGTACCTCGAGGGAGATCTCTACGCAAACTTTCGGCTGTTCTACTACGACATTGGCGTCGAAGAACCATGA
- a CDS encoding PadR family transcriptional regulator: MPHTSPTAAPSPHPTWTDLTAFEGNVLYAIARLEREDVLTYGLAIRDFLGEYYNKAINHGRLYPTLDDLTDQGLITKTSVDDRTNEYELTDAGYELLRSRRDDLAAVLTEADK; encoded by the coding sequence CTGCCCCATACGTCACCGACGGCGGCACCATCACCCCACCCCACATGGACGGATCTCACCGCCTTTGAGGGCAACGTCCTCTACGCGATCGCCCGACTCGAACGCGAGGACGTACTCACCTATGGCCTCGCGATTCGCGACTTCCTCGGGGAGTACTACAACAAGGCGATCAATCACGGTCGACTCTATCCAACGCTCGATGACCTCACTGACCAGGGGCTCATCACGAAAACAAGCGTCGACGATCGTACGAACGAATATGAACTCACCGACGCAGGCTACGAGCTTCTCCGTAGTCGCCGGGACGACCTCGCAGCCGTCCTCACGGAGGCTGACAAATGA